The following are from one region of the Paenalkalicoccus suaedae genome:
- a CDS encoding ABC transporter ATP-binding protein, with the protein MEIKDSIIHVDELQTSFFTERGEVKAVDGVTFDVPAGKTLGIVGESGSGKSITSLSIMRLIESPGETIGGSITFNGEDLLAKSEAQMRKIRGKEISMIFQEPMTSLNPVFTVGDQIAEAYQVHEGLSKKEALKKALGMLELVGIPSPKARLKAYPHELSGGMRQRAMIAIALACRPQLLIADEPTTALDVTIQAQILRLINGLQEELGMAVLLITHDLGVVAETCDYVAVMYAGKVVEYADVNTLFADPKHPYTVGLLKSLPRHDIDMEGEDLDVIKGMVPSPNELPEGCRFAPRCPFATELCHNELPSLRDLNDKDQVRCWIYTDQWDGPEVNVQNDYSAAQSTES; encoded by the coding sequence TTGGAAATTAAAGATTCCATTATACACGTAGATGAATTACAAACTTCCTTCTTCACAGAACGTGGAGAAGTGAAGGCTGTTGATGGTGTTACATTTGACGTACCGGCCGGTAAAACACTCGGTATCGTAGGAGAATCCGGTTCAGGTAAAAGTATTACTTCTTTATCTATCATGCGGTTAATTGAGTCACCAGGTGAAACGATCGGTGGATCGATTACGTTTAACGGCGAGGATCTTCTTGCTAAATCGGAAGCGCAAATGCGCAAGATTCGCGGGAAAGAAATCTCGATGATCTTCCAAGAGCCAATGACGTCGCTAAACCCCGTATTTACGGTTGGTGACCAAATTGCGGAAGCATATCAGGTTCACGAAGGACTTTCGAAAAAAGAAGCATTGAAAAAGGCATTAGGCATGCTTGAATTAGTTGGTATCCCTTCTCCTAAAGCTCGTTTGAAGGCGTACCCTCACGAACTATCAGGAGGTATGCGTCAGCGTGCGATGATCGCCATTGCACTTGCTTGTCGCCCTCAGCTCCTTATTGCCGATGAGCCAACAACCGCATTAGACGTAACGATCCAAGCTCAGATTCTTCGACTCATCAATGGGCTGCAAGAAGAGCTTGGTATGGCTGTATTACTAATCACTCACGACCTTGGTGTTGTTGCTGAAACTTGTGATTACGTAGCAGTTATGTATGCAGGTAAGGTTGTGGAATATGCAGATGTAAACACACTATTTGCTGATCCAAAGCACCCTTACACTGTTGGACTATTGAAGTCGCTACCACGTCACGATATTGATATGGAAGGCGAAGATCTAGACGTTATTAAAGGAATGGTTCCAAGCCCTAACGAATTACCGGAAGGCTGTCGCTTTGCTCCACGTTGCCCGTTTGCAACTGAGCTATGCCACAACGAGTTACCATCTTTAAGAGATTTAAATGACAAAGACCAAGTACGATGCTGGATCTATACAGACCAGTGGGATGGACCGGAGGTGAACGTGCAAAATGACTACTCAGCTGCTCAAAGTACAGAATCTTAA
- a CDS encoding ABC transporter ATP-binding protein gives MTTQLLKVQNLKQYFPIKGGVLGRKINDVKAVDDISFEIKAGETLSIVGESGCGKSTTGRAILRLDEPTSGSVEFDGKDLLALNKGQMRKMRKDLQIIFQDPYASINPRQTVRQILSEAMEIQKVVPKDKMDARMKELMETVGLGAHQLDRFPHEFSGGQRQRIGIARALSVDPKLIICDESVSALDVSIQAQVLNLLKKLQRELNLTYLFISHDLGVVRHISDRVLVMYLGKIVEIADKKSLFDNPKHPYTQTLLSAIPVPDPTKKKDQVILKGDVPSPIDPPSGCRFHTRCPFATDKCKNEEPLLRNTEVAGMAEGHMAACHYIEEIASGEMKRQY, from the coding sequence ATGACTACTCAGCTGCTCAAAGTACAGAATCTTAAGCAATACTTCCCTATTAAAGGTGGTGTCTTAGGACGTAAAATCAATGATGTAAAAGCCGTTGACGACATTAGCTTTGAAATTAAAGCTGGTGAAACATTAAGTATCGTTGGGGAGTCTGGTTGTGGTAAATCGACAACTGGCCGCGCGATCCTTCGTTTAGACGAACCTACTTCTGGTTCTGTCGAGTTTGATGGGAAAGATCTTCTTGCCCTAAACAAAGGTCAAATGCGTAAAATGCGTAAGGATCTTCAGATCATTTTCCAGGATCCATATGCGTCTATTAACCCGCGTCAAACTGTTCGTCAGATCTTGAGTGAAGCAATGGAGATTCAAAAGGTTGTCCCTAAAGATAAGATGGACGCTCGCATGAAGGAGCTTATGGAGACAGTTGGTCTCGGCGCTCACCAGCTTGACCGCTTCCCTCACGAGTTCAGTGGTGGCCAGCGTCAGCGTATTGGTATCGCACGTGCCCTATCTGTTGATCCAAAGCTTATCATCTGTGATGAGTCTGTATCGGCACTTGACGTATCGATTCAAGCACAGGTACTCAACCTGCTTAAAAAACTACAAAGAGAGCTTAATTTAACATATCTATTCATCTCACACGATTTAGGTGTTGTTCGACACATTTCTGACCGCGTACTCGTTATGTACCTGGGTAAAATCGTGGAGATTGCAGATAAGAAGAGCCTTTTTGATAATCCGAAGCATCCGTATACGCAGACACTACTATCTGCTATTCCAGTTCCGGATCCAACAAAGAAGAAGGACCAGGTTATCCTCAAAGGTGACGTTCCTTCTCCAATCGATCCTCCATCTGGATGTCGTTTCCACACTCGTTGTCCATTCGCGACAGACAAGTGTAAAAACGAAGAGCCGCTTCTTCGCAACACAGAAGTAGCAGGCATGGCAGAAGGCCATATGGCAGCGTGTCACTATATCGAAGAAATCGCTTCTGGAGAAATGAAGCGTCAGTACTAA
- a CDS encoding FMN-dependent NADH-azoreductase — protein sequence MLYVTANPKPLHQSNSLQIGQAFLETYTSLHPGEKIEQLDLFDVTVPTMEGQALAAWERGGSVTVTNPLVEQLLTHDKLVLVTPLWNMGIPAPMKAYVDQIVVPNKTFRFAEKGMEGLLGELKVLHIQSRGGIYSEGKLAAFEHGDSYLRTIFKLVGVKHYEHLFIEGTSTYPEQVEEMLKEKVKEAKVLAERF from the coding sequence ATGCTCTACGTCACCGCCAATCCAAAGCCACTGCACCAATCAAACAGCCTACAGATCGGCCAAGCATTTCTTGAGACCTATACCTCCCTACATCCCGGGGAGAAAATCGAGCAACTGGATTTATTCGATGTAACTGTACCAACGATGGAGGGCCAAGCGCTCGCCGCTTGGGAACGCGGAGGCTCCGTAACGGTAACTAATCCGCTCGTGGAACAGCTCCTCACACACGACAAGCTCGTCCTCGTAACCCCGCTTTGGAATATGGGCATTCCAGCTCCGATGAAGGCGTACGTCGACCAAATCGTCGTCCCAAACAAGACGTTTCGCTTTGCGGAAAAGGGGATGGAAGGCTTGCTAGGTGAGTTGAAGGTACTGCACATCCAGTCCCGTGGTGGCATTTACTCGGAAGGGAAGCTTGCAGCTTTTGAGCACGGCGACAGCTATTTACGAACGATTTTTAAGCTTGTTGGTGTGAAGCACTATGAGCATCTGTTTATTGAGGGTACGAGTACGTATCCGGAGCAGGTAGAAGAGATGTTGAAGGAGAAGGTGAAAGAGGCGAAGGTGTTGGCGGAGCGGTTTTAG
- a CDS encoding CDP-alcohol phosphatidyltransferase family protein, with amino-acid sequence MIDTKARHLVQPVIEKTADRALKLGLTANQVTVIGFLIGISAGVAVYFGQYMLGLALLWFSGYLDAVDGTMARKTVSTKFGTVLDVSFDRLVEVAVILGLAFRYPDTMWASLLLLGSIIYCITIFLTVGAVADEETEKSFYYQPALAERTEGFILLSLMIIFVDYLLFFTLLFLAVEIITAIQRLLHAKRLLA; translated from the coding sequence ATGATCGACACAAAAGCACGTCACCTCGTCCAACCAGTCATCGAAAAAACGGCCGACCGCGCTCTAAAGCTAGGACTGACAGCAAATCAAGTCACCGTCATCGGCTTTTTAATCGGCATCTCAGCCGGTGTCGCCGTCTACTTTGGTCAGTATATGCTCGGACTCGCGCTCCTCTGGTTCTCCGGATACTTAGACGCCGTTGACGGCACGATGGCACGGAAAACCGTGTCGACTAAGTTCGGCACGGTCTTAGACGTCAGCTTTGATCGACTCGTCGAAGTCGCTGTCATCCTAGGACTCGCCTTCCGCTACCCAGATACGATGTGGGCGAGCCTATTGCTCCTTGGCTCCATTATTTACTGCATCACCATTTTTCTCACCGTCGGAGCAGTCGCAGATGAGGAGACCGAGAAGTCCTTCTACTACCAGCCGGCACTCGCCGAACGCACAGAAGGCTTCATCCTACTCTCCCTCATGATCATCTTCGTCGACTATTTACTCTTCTTTACCCTACTATTTTTAGCCGTGGAGATCATCACAGCCATCCAACGACTCCTCCACGCCAAACGACTACTCGCCTAA
- a CDS encoding ABC transporter ATP-binding protein, with protein sequence MLEVTKLSKSFHETPVFKDISFTVSEGELVSLVGPSGCGKTTLLRCLAGLAEASSGDMLLEQQSIKNIKANKRPIVLMFQQALLFPHLTVKQNVTYGLTYGAQKVSKQKRNALADELLQKVELIDLKDRYPNELSGGQQQRVALARALALKPKLLLLDEPFSSLDPSLRTQLRIWLRQFLKAEGVTAIFVTHDKEEAVMMGDKLLVMKDGELKQQGVPEDVYREPNNEHVAGMISDGIYRNETFISAARLSLQKGNIADNTKATTATVLEHYEAAIDYQILAYGYTFYRVTLPSLNQSTVIRAPKHTRFDEGEHVTVFVHESEEQL encoded by the coding sequence ATGCTGGAAGTAACGAAACTATCTAAATCGTTTCACGAAACACCTGTTTTTAAAGACATTTCCTTCACCGTATCAGAAGGAGAGTTAGTGAGCCTTGTTGGACCATCTGGATGTGGCAAAACAACGCTTTTACGATGCTTAGCAGGGCTTGCAGAAGCTTCCTCTGGAGATATGTTGCTCGAGCAACAATCTATCAAAAACATAAAAGCAAATAAGCGGCCAATCGTCCTCATGTTCCAACAGGCACTGCTTTTCCCACACTTAACGGTAAAACAAAATGTCACGTATGGACTGACGTATGGCGCGCAAAAGGTCTCTAAGCAAAAACGCAATGCGTTAGCAGACGAGCTCTTACAAAAAGTAGAGCTTATAGATCTGAAAGACCGCTACCCAAATGAGCTATCAGGCGGTCAACAGCAACGCGTCGCTCTCGCACGTGCCCTTGCGCTAAAGCCGAAGCTCCTCCTCTTAGATGAGCCATTTAGTAGCTTAGATCCGTCGTTACGCACACAGCTACGAATCTGGTTACGCCAGTTTTTAAAAGCGGAAGGGGTAACGGCGATCTTTGTCACGCATGATAAGGAGGAGGCGGTGATGATGGGTGACAAGCTCCTCGTCATGAAGGACGGCGAGCTCAAGCAGCAGGGTGTGCCAGAGGACGTGTACAGAGAGCCGAACAACGAGCACGTCGCAGGCATGATCTCAGACGGGATTTACCGCAACGAGACGTTTATCTCCGCCGCTCGTCTATCGCTTCAAAAGGGCAACATCGCTGACAATACAAAAGCGACAACAGCCACCGTCCTCGAGCACTACGAGGCCGCCATCGACTACCAAATCCTTGCCTACGGCTATACGTTTTACCGAGTTACGTTACCAAGCCTAAACCAATCAACGGTCATCCGAGCACCGAAGCACACGCGCTTTGACGAAGGCGAGCATGTCACCGTATTTGTACATGAAAGTGAGGAACAGCTATGA
- a CDS encoding ABC transporter permease, with amino-acid sequence MSKRVLQMIMLLLLIVLFVLPVGFMFIKSFTFSLRWPSLIPDTFTLRAWAVIWQDPQLTSALQTTLIIGVSVVVLNMILATPAAYVLSHFYFRGKAVVETIILLPLLIPVLAIAMGMHLAMIRVGLADSIMGVILIHLLPTLPYSVRVLKAGFDRISPTWIEQGAVLGVNGWKSFITGILPMMLPSLRTMAVLTFVISLSQYVLTAIIGGGRVATLPLIYYPYFSSTNEAVVAGFSVLFALLPIVFLLLMEATMLLYMRVLRRA; translated from the coding sequence ATGAGTAAACGTGTTTTGCAGATGATCATGCTCCTGTTACTTATTGTCTTGTTTGTCCTACCTGTTGGGTTTATGTTTATCAAAAGCTTTACCTTTAGCTTGCGATGGCCAAGTCTAATTCCAGACACGTTTACGCTCCGAGCATGGGCGGTCATTTGGCAGGATCCACAGCTGACAAGCGCTCTCCAAACAACCTTAATAATTGGAGTAAGTGTGGTCGTTCTCAACATGATTTTAGCAACACCTGCAGCGTACGTGTTAAGTCATTTTTATTTCCGAGGAAAAGCGGTTGTAGAAACGATCATTTTGCTACCGCTCCTCATCCCAGTCCTCGCAATCGCCATGGGGATGCACCTTGCGATGATCCGAGTTGGTTTAGCTGATTCTATAATGGGAGTCATCCTGATTCATCTTCTGCCAACTCTACCGTATTCCGTACGAGTACTTAAAGCTGGCTTTGATCGCATTTCCCCAACCTGGATTGAGCAGGGAGCAGTGCTCGGAGTAAACGGATGGAAGTCCTTTATAACGGGCATTCTTCCTATGATGCTACCGAGCTTACGGACGATGGCTGTCTTGACGTTTGTTATTTCGTTAAGTCAATATGTGCTGACGGCCATTATTGGAGGCGGACGCGTTGCGACCTTGCCTCTCATCTATTATCCATACTTCTCAAGTACGAACGAAGCAGTTGTAGCCGGATTCTCTGTCCTTTTTGCGCTTCTGCCGATCGTCTTTCTCTTATTAATGGAGGCGACTATGCTACTATATATGCGAGTATTACGACGCGCGTAG
- a CDS encoding ABC transporter permease gives MTKRLLLLAPIVVITLLFVGQGLWTALSQSLVTDGSAPVLSNYEALLSRNEFWSSFRVSVYVAFTSTAISLVLGTLLTRAMFRLFKGSDQQWRLLAWFPMLIPHFVAAYIIVLFFAPSGYLSSVTASIGWIDSIASFPVIVNDPLYIGVILTYVWKEIPFVVLMLLPVYQEIDWRMEEANATLGGGAWQTFRHVELPYVGPVSAEVFLILFVFILGAFEVPALLGVTFPSMLPILAYEWFYQAAWTNRPLAQAMLILLSVMSLLAAWLLFSLSRRKWMKGGQAYE, from the coding sequence GTGACTAAACGGCTTTTGCTTCTTGCGCCGATTGTCGTTATAACGCTTCTTTTTGTCGGTCAAGGACTATGGACGGCGCTCTCCCAAAGCCTAGTAACGGACGGGAGTGCGCCGGTTCTCTCTAACTACGAGGCGTTGCTATCTCGCAATGAATTTTGGAGCTCGTTTCGTGTCAGCGTCTATGTTGCCTTCACATCAACGGCGATTTCTCTCGTTTTAGGTACGCTTTTAACGAGAGCGATGTTTCGTTTATTTAAAGGTAGCGATCAACAGTGGCGGTTACTTGCCTGGTTCCCTATGTTGATCCCGCATTTTGTAGCAGCGTATATTATCGTGCTATTTTTTGCGCCGAGCGGATATTTGTCGTCCGTAACGGCTTCGATTGGTTGGATCGACTCGATCGCTAGCTTTCCCGTTATTGTAAATGATCCGCTATATATAGGCGTTATTTTAACGTACGTGTGGAAGGAGATTCCGTTTGTCGTTCTCATGCTCCTACCTGTTTATCAGGAGATCGACTGGCGCATGGAGGAGGCAAATGCCACACTAGGTGGTGGCGCATGGCAAACGTTTCGTCACGTGGAATTGCCTTACGTAGGTCCCGTGTCGGCTGAGGTGTTTTTGATCCTCTTCGTCTTTATTTTAGGCGCGTTTGAGGTCCCGGCGTTACTAGGAGTTACATTCCCATCCATGCTACCAATCCTCGCGTACGAGTGGTTTTATCAGGCCGCGTGGACGAATCGTCCGCTTGCTCAGGCGATGCTGATTCTCCTATCTGTGATGTCCCTACTTGCCGCTTGGCTACTTTTCTCCCTTTCGAGAAGAAAATGGATGAAGGGAGGACAGGCATATGAGTAA
- a CDS encoding ABC transporter substrate-binding protein, with product MKKLWLGFMSLAILAACSNGEEDTASVDVEGMDWDEIVETASGSEVGIYMWGGDEGVNAYIDQYVAPELEERYDITLTRYPMDASEFMSRLLTEREADQMNGTADILWINGENFRNGKENDLLYGEFASKLPAMTDYVDQAPYIDIDMGTEIDGMQVPWGNVQYAFQYNPELVDTPPTTLSELFTWVEDNPGLFTYPNVTDFTGNAFVRHVLYDVADDPADLETYNEEWLEENGEEVWERLRSLRENLWRNGDTYPETLAQQDQLFANGEVAMTMGFNEHRAESLIEEGTFPASTETVGLESGSISSTHYLSMPFNSPEPAAALVAVNFMLTPDAQIAKLDPDMWGEGHILDLNALTDQELEAIETLSGPQYVAPDTALLELDARYVDWIQEGWQREVVQGD from the coding sequence ATGAAGAAATTATGGCTTGGGTTTATGTCGCTTGCTATACTTGCGGCTTGCTCGAATGGAGAAGAGGACACGGCAAGTGTAGATGTAGAAGGAATGGACTGGGACGAGATTGTAGAGACTGCGTCCGGGTCTGAGGTCGGGATATACATGTGGGGTGGCGACGAAGGGGTGAATGCATACATCGATCAGTATGTGGCACCGGAGCTCGAGGAGCGCTACGACATTACGCTGACTCGTTACCCGATGGATGCGTCTGAGTTTATGTCGCGACTGTTAACGGAGCGTGAAGCGGACCAAATGAATGGTACCGCTGATATCCTGTGGATTAACGGTGAGAATTTCCGTAACGGTAAGGAGAATGATCTCCTTTATGGAGAGTTTGCGTCGAAGCTACCTGCTATGACGGACTACGTCGATCAGGCGCCATACATTGATATTGATATGGGGACGGAGATTGACGGCATGCAAGTGCCGTGGGGCAACGTGCAGTACGCGTTTCAATACAATCCGGAGCTTGTAGATACACCTCCGACGACGCTTAGTGAACTATTCACGTGGGTGGAGGATAATCCAGGGCTATTTACGTATCCGAACGTCACGGATTTTACCGGCAATGCCTTCGTGCGTCACGTGCTCTATGACGTAGCGGACGATCCAGCTGATTTAGAAACATATAACGAAGAGTGGCTAGAGGAGAACGGAGAGGAAGTGTGGGAACGCCTCCGCAGTCTTCGTGAGAACCTATGGCGTAATGGGGATACGTATCCAGAGACGCTAGCGCAACAGGATCAGCTGTTTGCAAATGGGGAAGTCGCGATGACGATGGGCTTTAACGAGCATCGCGCGGAAAGCTTGATCGAAGAAGGCACGTTCCCAGCTTCAACGGAGACGGTCGGACTTGAGTCAGGCTCGATTAGTAGTACGCACTATTTATCGATGCCGTTCAATTCACCAGAGCCAGCTGCAGCACTTGTCGCGGTTAATTTTATGTTAACGCCAGACGCGCAAATCGCAAAGCTCGATCCTGATATGTGGGGAGAAGGGCATATTTTGGACTTAAACGCACTGACAGACCAAGAGCTAGAGGCGATCGAAACCCTCAGTGGTCCCCAGTATGTAGCTCCAGACACAGCTCTTTTAGAGCTTGATGCACGCTACGTGGACTGGATTCAAGAGGGCTGGCAGCGCGAAGTGGTGCAAGGTGACTAA
- a CDS encoding CHY zinc finger protein, translated as MQIHGKDVAGAIDRETRCTHYHSEVDRIAIKFYCCDAIYPCVHCHEEHADHEIVVWPKEYFDEQAVLCGACGQMHDIHTYLTAKDHCPSCGAAYNPLCARHNHYYFETEKGDE; from the coding sequence ATGCAAATTCATGGTAAAGATGTGGCTGGTGCGATTGATCGCGAGACGCGGTGTACGCATTATCACAGTGAGGTGGACCGGATTGCAATAAAATTCTATTGCTGTGACGCGATTTATCCGTGCGTTCACTGTCATGAGGAACATGCGGATCACGAGATCGTCGTGTGGCCGAAGGAGTATTTTGACGAGCAAGCGGTTCTTTGCGGTGCCTGCGGGCAGATGCATGATATACATACATATTTGACGGCAAAGGATCACTGTCCGAGCTGTGGCGCGGCCTATAATCCCTTATGCGCCAGACATAACCACTATTATTTTGAGACAGAAAAGGGAGACGAATAG
- a CDS encoding acyl-CoA thioesterase: MEAKTCRESKVIKTGRVFPQDTNNHNTLFGGKLMRDIDDVASISAARHCRTECVTASTDSVDFLHPISQTDSVCLESHVSSTGKSSMEVFVKVIAEDLRTGKRRLAATSFLTFVALDDDGRPAPVPKVIPETEEEVYLYESAEARVAVRKERRLQSKQLASKVSDLKPWDNVKE; this comes from the coding sequence GTGGAAGCCAAAACATGCAGAGAATCAAAGGTCATTAAAACCGGGCGCGTTTTCCCACAGGACACGAACAACCACAATACACTGTTTGGAGGAAAGCTGATGCGAGATATCGACGATGTTGCTTCAATCTCCGCAGCACGACACTGCCGTACAGAATGCGTCACGGCATCAACAGACTCAGTCGATTTTCTCCACCCAATCAGTCAAACGGACTCAGTCTGCTTAGAATCGCACGTATCATCTACCGGTAAAAGCTCTATGGAGGTTTTCGTCAAAGTGATTGCAGAGGACTTACGAACAGGCAAGCGTCGCCTTGCAGCAACGAGTTTTCTCACCTTTGTGGCACTTGATGACGATGGTCGTCCAGCACCTGTGCCAAAGGTGATTCCAGAGACAGAAGAAGAAGTGTATTTATATGAATCCGCTGAAGCACGTGTCGCCGTTCGTAAAGAGCGTCGCCTGCAAAGTAAGCAGCTAGCCTCTAAGGTATCCGATTTAAAGCCATGGGATAACGTGAAGGAATAA